The Glycine soja cultivar W05 chromosome 8, ASM419377v2, whole genome shotgun sequence genome has a window encoding:
- the LOC114422844 gene encoding calcium and calcium/calmodulin-dependent serine/threonine-protein kinase produces MGYETRKLSDEYEVSDVLGRGGFSVVRKGTKKASNDTKTHVAIKTLRRVGTASNSNNHSGFPRPKGGEKSTAAMMGFPTWRQVSVSDALLTNEILVMRRIVEKVSPHPNVIDLYDVHEDSNGVHLVLELCSGGELFDRIVAQDRYSETEAAGVVRQIASGLEAIHKANIVHRDLKPENCLFLDVRRDSPLKIMDFGLSSVEEFTDPIVGLFGSIDYVSPEALSQGKITTKSDMWSLGVILYILLSGYPPFIAQNNRQKQQMIMNGNFSFYEKTWKGITNSAKQLISDLLTVDPSRRPSAQDLLSHPWVVGDKAKDEAMDPEIVSRLQSFNARRKLRAAAIASVWSTAIFLRTKKLKSLVGTHDLTEEEIENLRMSFKKICVSGDNATLSEFEEVLRAMKLPSLIPLAPRIFDLFDNNRDGTVDMREILCGFSSFKNSKGDDALRLCFQMYDTDRSGCITKEEVASMLRALPEDCLPADITEPGKLDEIFDLMDANSDGKVTFDEFKAAMQRDSSLQDVVLSSLRPQ; encoded by the exons ATGGGATATGAAACTAGAAAACTCTCAGATGAGTATGAAGTTTCAGATGTCTTGGgaagaggtggattttctgttGTTAGAAAAGGCACCAAAAAAGCAAGCAATGACACCAAAACTCATGTAGCCATCAAAACCCTGAGAAGGGTAGGCACTGCTTCAAACTCCAACAACCATTCTGGATTTCCAAGACCAAAAGGTGGAGAGAAGAGCACAGCAGCTATGATGGGGTTCCCCACATGGAGACAAGTCTCAGTCTCAGATGCCTTGCTCACCAATGAGATTCTTGTGATGAGGAGAATAGTGGAAAAAGTTTCACCACACCCTAATGTGATTGATCTCTATGATGTGCATGAGGACTCAAATGGGGTGCACCTTGTGTTGGAGCTGTGTTCTGGTGGGGAACTGTTTGATAGGATTGTGGCACAAGATAG GTACTCAGAGACTGAAGCTGCAGGTGTGGTTCGGCAGATAGCTTCAGGATTAGAGGCTATTCATAAAGCTAACATTGTCCACAGGGACTTGAAGCCTGAGAATTGCCTCTTCTTGGATGTGAGGAGGGACTCTCCTCTTAAGATCATGGACTTTGGGTTGAGTTCTGTTGAGGAATTCACTGACCCAATTGTTGGTTTGTTTGGATCCATTGATTATGTTTCACCAGAGGCTCTTTCTCAAGGGAAGATAACTACCAAGAGTGACATGTGGTCTCTGGGAGTGATTCTATATATCTTGCTCTCTGG GTATCCACCTTTCATTGCTCAGAATAATCGCCAGAaacaacaaatgataatgaat GGGAATTTCAGTTTCTATGAGAAGACTTGGAAGGGCATTACCAATTCAGCGAAGCAACTGATTTCAGATCTTCTCACTGTTGATCCTAGTAGAAGACCTAGTGctcaagat CTTCTGAGTCATCCATGGGTGGTAGGTGACAAAGCCAAAGATGAGGCAATGGACCCTGAGATTGTCTCAAGATTGCAGAGCTTTAACGCTAGGCGCAAACTCCGTGCAGCTGCAATTGCTAGTGTTTGGAGCACCGCAATCTTTCTCAGAACTAAAAAGCTGAAATCCTTGGTAGGAACACATGATCTCACAGAAGAGGAAATTGAAAATCTCAGGATGAGTTTTAAGAAGAT ATGTGTGAGTGGGGACAATGCCACTCTATCTGAGTTTGAGGAGGTGCTGAGAGCCATGAAATTGCCATCACTGATCCCTCTAGCACCACGTATATTTGACTTGTTTGACAACAACCGTGATGGAACAGTTGACATGAGAGAGATACTATGTGGTTTTTCCAGCTTCAAAAACTCCAAAGGAGATGATGCTCTCCGTTTGTGCTTCCAG ATGTATGACACAGATCGATCCGGGTGCATCACCAAGGAAGAAGTAGCATCCATGCTGAGA GCTTTACCAGAAGACTGTCTTCCAGCTGATATCACTGAACCTGGCAAATTGGATGAAATATTTGACCTAATGGATGCCAACAGTGATGGAAAAGTTACATTTGATGAATTCAAAGCTGCTATGCAGAGAGATAGCTCACTCCAAGACGTAGTTCTCTCTTCTCTTCGTCCACAATAG
- the LOC114422563 gene encoding serrate RNA effector molecule-like isoform X4 produces the protein MAEVMNVPPESLDKSPSSSAPPPPPPPPPHYPPRRRDRRDDRDFDRPPNRRGDYYDRNASSPSSPRDRDPLPPRDRDRDRDSDLKRRRSPSPPHRERRHSPPRRLPPPYKRSRRGSPRGGHGYDYYGGYERGMGGRGGYADEKSYGRFGPRSSGGYQNGISGIESNRGYGDMPSGGAQREGLMSYKQFIQELEDDILPAEAERRYQEYKSEYISTQKRAYFNAHKDEEWLKDKYHPTNLVTVIERRNENARQLAKDFLLDLQSGTLELNPGLNASISKSGQASEPNSEEEADTGGKRRRQGRGSNKENDFSAAPKAHPISTEPRRIQADVQQAQALVRKLDTEKGIEDNILCISDHNRNDDKAHSASVAPIVIIRGLTSVKGLEGDELLDTLVTYLWQIHGVDYYGMIETNEAKGFRHVRPEGTAHEVVAGKSGSEWEKKLDLFWQGRLNGQDPLEVMTAKEKIDAAAMEVLDPYVRKIRDEKYGWKYGCGAMGCTKLFHATEFVLKHLKLKHPELVVEQTSKVREDLYFQNYMNDKDAPGGMPIMQQPQKGRPLKRRVLEGRLRDDRGNRRDHDQSDRMNGDRPDNSPSHEAMMGNRDETMYDSYAGPGVPPFASDIPPPPVLMPVPGAGPLGPFVPAPPEVAMQMLRDQGGSSYDASGRKMHSGPPMGGGSSIIAVPPTFRPDPRRMRSYQDLDAPEDEVTVIDYRSL, from the exons ATGGCCGAAGTCATGAACGTGCCTCCCGAATCCCTCGACAAATCCCCTTCCTCCTCCGCTCCCCCTCCGCCTCCGCCTCCGCCGCCGCATTACCCTCCCCGGCGAAGGGACCGGCGAGACGACAGGGATTTCGATCGCCCTCCCAACCGCCGCGGCGATTACTATGACCGGAACGCGTCGTCCCCGTCGTCACCGCGAGACAGAGACCCGCTGCCACCGCGAGACAGAGACCGAGACAGAGACAGTGACCTCAAGCGCCGCCGCAGCCCCAGCCCTCCCCACCGCGAACGGCGGCATTCTCCGCCTCGACGCTTGCCTCCGCCGTACAAGCGGTCGCGCAGGGGCAGTCCTCGCGGCGG ACATGGATATGATTATTATGGTGGTTATGAACGGGGAATGGGTGGAAGAGGTGGTTATGCAGATGAGAAGTCCTATGGCAGGTTTGGGCCACGTTCTTCAGGGGGGTATCAAAATGGGATTTCCG GTATAGAATCCAATCGTGGTTACGGAGACATGCCAAGTGGTGGTGCACAAAG AGAGGGGTTGATGTCTTATAAACAGTTCATTCAGGAGCTTGAGGACGATATACTACCAGCTGAAGCGGAGCGTAG GTATCAAGAATACAAATCAGAGTATATCTCGACCCAAAAACGAGCTTATTTTAATGCTCATAAGGATGAGGAATg GTTGAAAGATAAATATCATCCAACAAATTTGGTTACAGTCATTGAAAG GAGGAATGAAAATGCTCGACAGCTAGCAAAGGATTTTTTGCTTGATTTACAGAGTGGAACATTAGAACT AAATCCTGGTTTAAATGCCTCTATAAGTAAATCAGGGCAAGCTAGTGAACCAAATTCGGAGGAGGAAGCAGACACTGGAGGTAAACGAAGAAGGCAGGGTAGGGGATCcaataaagaaaatgatttcTCAGCTGCTCCAAAGGCTCATCCTATCAGTACTGAACCAAGACGGATACAAGCAGATGTTCAACAGGCTCAGGCCCTTGTTCGCAAGCTTGACACAGAAAAGGGGATTGAAGATAATATTTTATGCATCAGTGATCACAATAGAAATGATGATAAGGCTCACAGTGCATCTGTGGCTCCCATAGTAATTATACGAGGCCTAACATCTGTTAAGGGTTTAGAAGGTGATGAGCTTCTGGATACACTCGTTACCTATCTTTGGCAGATTCATGGTGTAGATTATTATGGCATGATTGAGACTAATGAAGCTAAGGGCTTTAGGCATGTGAGACCGGAAGGGACAGCGCATGAAGTAGTAGCAGGTAAATCAGGTTCTGAATGGGAAAAGAAACTTGACTTATTTTGGCAAGGAAGGCTGAATGGTCAGGATCCCTTGGAAGTAATGACTGCTAAGGAGAAGATAGATGCTGCAGCAATGGAAGTATTGGATCCATATGTTCGAAAAATTAGGGATGAAAAGTATGGATGGAAGTATGGTTGTGGAGCTATGGGCTGCACAAAGCTTTTTCATGCTACTGAATTTGTGCTCAAACATCTGAAGCTCAAACACCCAGAGCTTGTTGTGGAACAGACTTCCAAAGTACGAGAGGATCtctattttcaaaattacatgAA TGATAAAGATGCTCCTGGTGGAATGCCCATCATGCAGCAACCTCAG aaGGGCAGGCCTTTAAAGCGAAGAGTTCTTGAGGGCCGATTGAGAGATGATCGTGGTAATCGACGAGACCATGACCAGAGTGACAGAATGAATGGAGATAGGCCTGATAATTCCCCATCCCATGAAGCCATGATGGGAAACCGTGATGAAACAATGTATGATTCATATGCAGGGCCAGGTGTACCGCCATTTGCCTCTGATATACCTCCTCCACCAGTGTTGATGCCTGTCCCTGGTGCTGG GCCTTTGGGACCCTTTGTTCCTGCTCCCCCAGAAGTTGCAATGCAGATGTTAAGAGATCAAGGAGGATCATCATACGATGCCTCTGGAAGAAAGATGCACTCTGGCCCTCCTATGGGTGGAGGATCATCAATAATTGCTGTTCCTCCAACTTTTAGACCAGATCCTCGGCGAATGCGAAG CTATCAAGATCTGGATGCCCCAGAGGATGAGGTCACTGTGATAGACTATCGGAGTTTGTAG
- the LOC114422563 gene encoding serrate RNA effector molecule-like isoform X3, which produces MAEVMNVPPESLDKSPSSSAPPPPPPPPPHYPPRRRDRRDDRDFDRPPNRRGDYYDRNASSPSSPRDRDPLPPRDRDRDRDSDLKRRRSPSPPHRERRHSPPRRLPPPYKRSRRGSPRGGRHGYDYYGGYERGMGGRGGYADEKSYGRFGPRSSGGYQNGISGIESNRGYGDMPSGGAQREGLMSYKQFIQELEDDILPAEAERRYQEYKSEYISTQKRAYFNAHKDEEWLKDKYHPTNLVTVIERRNENARQLAKDFLLDLQSGTLELNPGLNASISKSGQASEPNSEEEADTGGKRRRQGRGSNKENDFSAAPKAHPISTEPRRIQADVQQAQALVRKLDTEKGIEDNILCISDHNRNDDKAHSASVAPIVIIRGLTSVKGLEGDELLDTLVTYLWQIHGVDYYGMIETNEAKGFRHVRPEGTAHEVVAGKSGSEWEKKLDLFWQGRLNGQDPLEVMTAKEKIDAAAMEVLDPYVRKIRDEKYGWKYGCGAMGCTKLFHATEFVLKHLKLKHPELVVEQTSKVREDLYFQNYMNDKDAPGGMPIMQQPQKGRPLKRRVLEGRLRDDRGNRRDHDQSDRMNGDRPDNSPSHEAMMGNRDETMYDSYAGPGVPPFASDIPPPPVLMPVPGAGPLGPFVPAPPEVAMQMLRDQGGSSYDASGRKMHSGPPMGGGSSIIAVPPTFRPDPRRMRSYQDLDAPEDEVTVIDYRSL; this is translated from the exons ATGGCCGAAGTCATGAACGTGCCTCCCGAATCCCTCGACAAATCCCCTTCCTCCTCCGCTCCCCCTCCGCCTCCGCCTCCGCCGCCGCATTACCCTCCCCGGCGAAGGGACCGGCGAGACGACAGGGATTTCGATCGCCCTCCCAACCGCCGCGGCGATTACTATGACCGGAACGCGTCGTCCCCGTCGTCACCGCGAGACAGAGACCCGCTGCCACCGCGAGACAGAGACCGAGACAGAGACAGTGACCTCAAGCGCCGCCGCAGCCCCAGCCCTCCCCACCGCGAACGGCGGCATTCTCCGCCTCGACGCTTGCCTCCGCCGTACAAGCGGTCGCGCAGGGGCAGTCCTCGCGGCGG CAGACATGGATATGATTATTATGGTGGTTATGAACGGGGAATGGGTGGAAGAGGTGGTTATGCAGATGAGAAGTCCTATGGCAGGTTTGGGCCACGTTCTTCAGGGGGGTATCAAAATGGGATTTCCG GTATAGAATCCAATCGTGGTTACGGAGACATGCCAAGTGGTGGTGCACAAAG AGAGGGGTTGATGTCTTATAAACAGTTCATTCAGGAGCTTGAGGACGATATACTACCAGCTGAAGCGGAGCGTAG GTATCAAGAATACAAATCAGAGTATATCTCGACCCAAAAACGAGCTTATTTTAATGCTCATAAGGATGAGGAATg GTTGAAAGATAAATATCATCCAACAAATTTGGTTACAGTCATTGAAAG GAGGAATGAAAATGCTCGACAGCTAGCAAAGGATTTTTTGCTTGATTTACAGAGTGGAACATTAGAACT AAATCCTGGTTTAAATGCCTCTATAAGTAAATCAGGGCAAGCTAGTGAACCAAATTCGGAGGAGGAAGCAGACACTGGAGGTAAACGAAGAAGGCAGGGTAGGGGATCcaataaagaaaatgatttcTCAGCTGCTCCAAAGGCTCATCCTATCAGTACTGAACCAAGACGGATACAAGCAGATGTTCAACAGGCTCAGGCCCTTGTTCGCAAGCTTGACACAGAAAAGGGGATTGAAGATAATATTTTATGCATCAGTGATCACAATAGAAATGATGATAAGGCTCACAGTGCATCTGTGGCTCCCATAGTAATTATACGAGGCCTAACATCTGTTAAGGGTTTAGAAGGTGATGAGCTTCTGGATACACTCGTTACCTATCTTTGGCAGATTCATGGTGTAGATTATTATGGCATGATTGAGACTAATGAAGCTAAGGGCTTTAGGCATGTGAGACCGGAAGGGACAGCGCATGAAGTAGTAGCAGGTAAATCAGGTTCTGAATGGGAAAAGAAACTTGACTTATTTTGGCAAGGAAGGCTGAATGGTCAGGATCCCTTGGAAGTAATGACTGCTAAGGAGAAGATAGATGCTGCAGCAATGGAAGTATTGGATCCATATGTTCGAAAAATTAGGGATGAAAAGTATGGATGGAAGTATGGTTGTGGAGCTATGGGCTGCACAAAGCTTTTTCATGCTACTGAATTTGTGCTCAAACATCTGAAGCTCAAACACCCAGAGCTTGTTGTGGAACAGACTTCCAAAGTACGAGAGGATCtctattttcaaaattacatgAA TGATAAAGATGCTCCTGGTGGAATGCCCATCATGCAGCAACCTCAG aaGGGCAGGCCTTTAAAGCGAAGAGTTCTTGAGGGCCGATTGAGAGATGATCGTGGTAATCGACGAGACCATGACCAGAGTGACAGAATGAATGGAGATAGGCCTGATAATTCCCCATCCCATGAAGCCATGATGGGAAACCGTGATGAAACAATGTATGATTCATATGCAGGGCCAGGTGTACCGCCATTTGCCTCTGATATACCTCCTCCACCAGTGTTGATGCCTGTCCCTGGTGCTGG GCCTTTGGGACCCTTTGTTCCTGCTCCCCCAGAAGTTGCAATGCAGATGTTAAGAGATCAAGGAGGATCATCATACGATGCCTCTGGAAGAAAGATGCACTCTGGCCCTCCTATGGGTGGAGGATCATCAATAATTGCTGTTCCTCCAACTTTTAGACCAGATCCTCGGCGAATGCGAAG CTATCAAGATCTGGATGCCCCAGAGGATGAGGTCACTGTGATAGACTATCGGAGTTTGTAG
- the LOC114422563 gene encoding serrate RNA effector molecule-like isoform X2, protein MAEVMNVPPESLDKSPSSSAPPPPPPPPPHYPPRRRDRRDDRDFDRPPNRRGDYYDRNASSPSSPRDRDPLPPRDRDRDRDSDLKRRRSPSPPHRERRHSPPRRLPPPYKRSRRGSPRGGYGPDDRHGYDYYGGYERGMGGRGGYADEKSYGRFGPRSSGGYQNGISGIESNRGYGDMPSGGAQREGLMSYKQFIQELEDDILPAEAERRYQEYKSEYISTQKRAYFNAHKDEEWLKDKYHPTNLVTVIERRNENARQLAKDFLLDLQSGTLELNPGLNASISKSGQASEPNSEEEADTGGKRRRQGRGSNKENDFSAAPKAHPISTEPRRIQADVQQAQALVRKLDTEKGIEDNILCISDHNRNDDKAHSASVAPIVIIRGLTSVKGLEGDELLDTLVTYLWQIHGVDYYGMIETNEAKGFRHVRPEGTAHEVVAGKSGSEWEKKLDLFWQGRLNGQDPLEVMTAKEKIDAAAMEVLDPYVRKIRDEKYGWKYGCGAMGCTKLFHATEFVLKHLKLKHPELVVEQTSKVREDLYFQNYMNDKDAPGGMPIMQQPQKGRPLKRRVLEGRLRDDRGNRRDHDQSDRMNGDRPDNSPSHEAMMGNRDETMYDSYAGPGVPPFASDIPPPPVLMPVPGAGPLGPFVPAPPEVAMQMLRDQGGSSYDASGRKMHSGPPMGGGSSIIAVPPTFRPDPRRMRSYQDLDAPEDEVTVIDYRSL, encoded by the exons ATGGCCGAAGTCATGAACGTGCCTCCCGAATCCCTCGACAAATCCCCTTCCTCCTCCGCTCCCCCTCCGCCTCCGCCTCCGCCGCCGCATTACCCTCCCCGGCGAAGGGACCGGCGAGACGACAGGGATTTCGATCGCCCTCCCAACCGCCGCGGCGATTACTATGACCGGAACGCGTCGTCCCCGTCGTCACCGCGAGACAGAGACCCGCTGCCACCGCGAGACAGAGACCGAGACAGAGACAGTGACCTCAAGCGCCGCCGCAGCCCCAGCCCTCCCCACCGCGAACGGCGGCATTCTCCGCCTCGACGCTTGCCTCCGCCGTACAAGCGGTCGCGCAGGGGCAGTCCTCGCGGCGGGTACGGACCTGATGATAG ACATGGATATGATTATTATGGTGGTTATGAACGGGGAATGGGTGGAAGAGGTGGTTATGCAGATGAGAAGTCCTATGGCAGGTTTGGGCCACGTTCTTCAGGGGGGTATCAAAATGGGATTTCCG GTATAGAATCCAATCGTGGTTACGGAGACATGCCAAGTGGTGGTGCACAAAG AGAGGGGTTGATGTCTTATAAACAGTTCATTCAGGAGCTTGAGGACGATATACTACCAGCTGAAGCGGAGCGTAG GTATCAAGAATACAAATCAGAGTATATCTCGACCCAAAAACGAGCTTATTTTAATGCTCATAAGGATGAGGAATg GTTGAAAGATAAATATCATCCAACAAATTTGGTTACAGTCATTGAAAG GAGGAATGAAAATGCTCGACAGCTAGCAAAGGATTTTTTGCTTGATTTACAGAGTGGAACATTAGAACT AAATCCTGGTTTAAATGCCTCTATAAGTAAATCAGGGCAAGCTAGTGAACCAAATTCGGAGGAGGAAGCAGACACTGGAGGTAAACGAAGAAGGCAGGGTAGGGGATCcaataaagaaaatgatttcTCAGCTGCTCCAAAGGCTCATCCTATCAGTACTGAACCAAGACGGATACAAGCAGATGTTCAACAGGCTCAGGCCCTTGTTCGCAAGCTTGACACAGAAAAGGGGATTGAAGATAATATTTTATGCATCAGTGATCACAATAGAAATGATGATAAGGCTCACAGTGCATCTGTGGCTCCCATAGTAATTATACGAGGCCTAACATCTGTTAAGGGTTTAGAAGGTGATGAGCTTCTGGATACACTCGTTACCTATCTTTGGCAGATTCATGGTGTAGATTATTATGGCATGATTGAGACTAATGAAGCTAAGGGCTTTAGGCATGTGAGACCGGAAGGGACAGCGCATGAAGTAGTAGCAGGTAAATCAGGTTCTGAATGGGAAAAGAAACTTGACTTATTTTGGCAAGGAAGGCTGAATGGTCAGGATCCCTTGGAAGTAATGACTGCTAAGGAGAAGATAGATGCTGCAGCAATGGAAGTATTGGATCCATATGTTCGAAAAATTAGGGATGAAAAGTATGGATGGAAGTATGGTTGTGGAGCTATGGGCTGCACAAAGCTTTTTCATGCTACTGAATTTGTGCTCAAACATCTGAAGCTCAAACACCCAGAGCTTGTTGTGGAACAGACTTCCAAAGTACGAGAGGATCtctattttcaaaattacatgAA TGATAAAGATGCTCCTGGTGGAATGCCCATCATGCAGCAACCTCAG aaGGGCAGGCCTTTAAAGCGAAGAGTTCTTGAGGGCCGATTGAGAGATGATCGTGGTAATCGACGAGACCATGACCAGAGTGACAGAATGAATGGAGATAGGCCTGATAATTCCCCATCCCATGAAGCCATGATGGGAAACCGTGATGAAACAATGTATGATTCATATGCAGGGCCAGGTGTACCGCCATTTGCCTCTGATATACCTCCTCCACCAGTGTTGATGCCTGTCCCTGGTGCTGG GCCTTTGGGACCCTTTGTTCCTGCTCCCCCAGAAGTTGCAATGCAGATGTTAAGAGATCAAGGAGGATCATCATACGATGCCTCTGGAAGAAAGATGCACTCTGGCCCTCCTATGGGTGGAGGATCATCAATAATTGCTGTTCCTCCAACTTTTAGACCAGATCCTCGGCGAATGCGAAG CTATCAAGATCTGGATGCCCCAGAGGATGAGGTCACTGTGATAGACTATCGGAGTTTGTAG
- the LOC114422563 gene encoding serrate RNA effector molecule-like isoform X1: MAEVMNVPPESLDKSPSSSAPPPPPPPPPHYPPRRRDRRDDRDFDRPPNRRGDYYDRNASSPSSPRDRDPLPPRDRDRDRDSDLKRRRSPSPPHRERRHSPPRRLPPPYKRSRRGSPRGGYGPDDSRHGYDYYGGYERGMGGRGGYADEKSYGRFGPRSSGGYQNGISGIESNRGYGDMPSGGAQREGLMSYKQFIQELEDDILPAEAERRYQEYKSEYISTQKRAYFNAHKDEEWLKDKYHPTNLVTVIERRNENARQLAKDFLLDLQSGTLELNPGLNASISKSGQASEPNSEEEADTGGKRRRQGRGSNKENDFSAAPKAHPISTEPRRIQADVQQAQALVRKLDTEKGIEDNILCISDHNRNDDKAHSASVAPIVIIRGLTSVKGLEGDELLDTLVTYLWQIHGVDYYGMIETNEAKGFRHVRPEGTAHEVVAGKSGSEWEKKLDLFWQGRLNGQDPLEVMTAKEKIDAAAMEVLDPYVRKIRDEKYGWKYGCGAMGCTKLFHATEFVLKHLKLKHPELVVEQTSKVREDLYFQNYMNDKDAPGGMPIMQQPQKGRPLKRRVLEGRLRDDRGNRRDHDQSDRMNGDRPDNSPSHEAMMGNRDETMYDSYAGPGVPPFASDIPPPPVLMPVPGAGPLGPFVPAPPEVAMQMLRDQGGSSYDASGRKMHSGPPMGGGSSIIAVPPTFRPDPRRMRSYQDLDAPEDEVTVIDYRSL, translated from the exons ATGGCCGAAGTCATGAACGTGCCTCCCGAATCCCTCGACAAATCCCCTTCCTCCTCCGCTCCCCCTCCGCCTCCGCCTCCGCCGCCGCATTACCCTCCCCGGCGAAGGGACCGGCGAGACGACAGGGATTTCGATCGCCCTCCCAACCGCCGCGGCGATTACTATGACCGGAACGCGTCGTCCCCGTCGTCACCGCGAGACAGAGACCCGCTGCCACCGCGAGACAGAGACCGAGACAGAGACAGTGACCTCAAGCGCCGCCGCAGCCCCAGCCCTCCCCACCGCGAACGGCGGCATTCTCCGCCTCGACGCTTGCCTCCGCCGTACAAGCGGTCGCGCAGGGGCAGTCCTCGCGGCGGGTACGGACCTGATGATAG CAGACATGGATATGATTATTATGGTGGTTATGAACGGGGAATGGGTGGAAGAGGTGGTTATGCAGATGAGAAGTCCTATGGCAGGTTTGGGCCACGTTCTTCAGGGGGGTATCAAAATGGGATTTCCG GTATAGAATCCAATCGTGGTTACGGAGACATGCCAAGTGGTGGTGCACAAAG AGAGGGGTTGATGTCTTATAAACAGTTCATTCAGGAGCTTGAGGACGATATACTACCAGCTGAAGCGGAGCGTAG GTATCAAGAATACAAATCAGAGTATATCTCGACCCAAAAACGAGCTTATTTTAATGCTCATAAGGATGAGGAATg GTTGAAAGATAAATATCATCCAACAAATTTGGTTACAGTCATTGAAAG GAGGAATGAAAATGCTCGACAGCTAGCAAAGGATTTTTTGCTTGATTTACAGAGTGGAACATTAGAACT AAATCCTGGTTTAAATGCCTCTATAAGTAAATCAGGGCAAGCTAGTGAACCAAATTCGGAGGAGGAAGCAGACACTGGAGGTAAACGAAGAAGGCAGGGTAGGGGATCcaataaagaaaatgatttcTCAGCTGCTCCAAAGGCTCATCCTATCAGTACTGAACCAAGACGGATACAAGCAGATGTTCAACAGGCTCAGGCCCTTGTTCGCAAGCTTGACACAGAAAAGGGGATTGAAGATAATATTTTATGCATCAGTGATCACAATAGAAATGATGATAAGGCTCACAGTGCATCTGTGGCTCCCATAGTAATTATACGAGGCCTAACATCTGTTAAGGGTTTAGAAGGTGATGAGCTTCTGGATACACTCGTTACCTATCTTTGGCAGATTCATGGTGTAGATTATTATGGCATGATTGAGACTAATGAAGCTAAGGGCTTTAGGCATGTGAGACCGGAAGGGACAGCGCATGAAGTAGTAGCAGGTAAATCAGGTTCTGAATGGGAAAAGAAACTTGACTTATTTTGGCAAGGAAGGCTGAATGGTCAGGATCCCTTGGAAGTAATGACTGCTAAGGAGAAGATAGATGCTGCAGCAATGGAAGTATTGGATCCATATGTTCGAAAAATTAGGGATGAAAAGTATGGATGGAAGTATGGTTGTGGAGCTATGGGCTGCACAAAGCTTTTTCATGCTACTGAATTTGTGCTCAAACATCTGAAGCTCAAACACCCAGAGCTTGTTGTGGAACAGACTTCCAAAGTACGAGAGGATCtctattttcaaaattacatgAA TGATAAAGATGCTCCTGGTGGAATGCCCATCATGCAGCAACCTCAG aaGGGCAGGCCTTTAAAGCGAAGAGTTCTTGAGGGCCGATTGAGAGATGATCGTGGTAATCGACGAGACCATGACCAGAGTGACAGAATGAATGGAGATAGGCCTGATAATTCCCCATCCCATGAAGCCATGATGGGAAACCGTGATGAAACAATGTATGATTCATATGCAGGGCCAGGTGTACCGCCATTTGCCTCTGATATACCTCCTCCACCAGTGTTGATGCCTGTCCCTGGTGCTGG GCCTTTGGGACCCTTTGTTCCTGCTCCCCCAGAAGTTGCAATGCAGATGTTAAGAGATCAAGGAGGATCATCATACGATGCCTCTGGAAGAAAGATGCACTCTGGCCCTCCTATGGGTGGAGGATCATCAATAATTGCTGTTCCTCCAACTTTTAGACCAGATCCTCGGCGAATGCGAAG CTATCAAGATCTGGATGCCCCAGAGGATGAGGTCACTGTGATAGACTATCGGAGTTTGTAG
- the LOC114422564 gene encoding histone H3.2, with product MARTKQTARKSTGGKAPRKQLATKAARKSAPATGGVKKPHRFRPGTVALREIRKYQKSTELLIRKLPFQRLVREIAQDFKTDLRFQSSAVSALQEAAEAYLVGLFEDTNLCAIHAKRVTIMPKDIQLARRIRGERA from the coding sequence ATGGCACGAACCAAGCAAACAGCGCGCAAGTCCACCGGCGGCAAGGCTCCTCGGAAGCAGCTCGCCACAAAAGCCGCTAGAAAGTCCGCTCCGGCAACCGGCGGAGTAAAAAAGCCGCACCGTTTTAGGCCCGGCACGGTGGCGCTGAGGGAGATCCGAAAGTACCAGAAGAGCACGGAGCTTCTGATCCGGAAGCTCCCGTTCCAGCGGCTGGTGCGCGAGATCGCACAGGATTTCAAAACCGATTTGCGGTTTCAGAGTAGCGCTGTTTCCGCGCTTCAGGAAGCGGCGGAGGCTTATTTGGTTGGGTTGTTTGAGGATACTAATCTTTGTGCCATTCACGCAAAGCGCGTCACCATCATGCCTAAGGATATTCAACTTGCAAGGAGGATCAGGGGCGAGAGGGCTTGA